One window of the Hippoglossus hippoglossus isolate fHipHip1 chromosome 9, fHipHip1.pri, whole genome shotgun sequence genome contains the following:
- the npffr2a gene encoding neuropeptide FF receptor 2a, whose amino-acid sequence MNEGPETNLTQLYDNWTFYNTPVESAVHRKNITYVGFYLHQPSIAAIFIVSYLLIFLVCMVGNGVVCFIVLRSRNMRTVTNLFILNLAVSDLLVGIFCMPTTLLDNIITGWPFGSLVCKMSGMVQGISVSASVFTLVAIAVDRFRCIVYPFKQKLTISTATLIIVVIWVLAISIMCPSGVMLQVTREQTIRVLLGYDNKTSPFYWCRENWPNQEMRKIYTTVLFANIYLAPLSLIVIMYARIGITLFKTAVTSEGKPGHNNRHTVSKKKQRVIKMLLIVALLFILSWLPLWTLMMLSDYASLTEQQYRIINIYIYPFAHWLAFFNSSVNPIIYGFFNENFRSGFQAVFKFSLCTADGQLRKTYSHRLQGNSVLPANNAQSSLEPISLNSLDKSTSRRLNHINEQDLVMEDLEKASCSSGGVTAVSI is encoded by the exons ATGAACGAAGGACCCGAGACCAACTTGACTCAACTCTACGACAACTGGACATTTTACAACACCCCCGTGGAGTCGGCCGTCCACCGGAAAAACATCACCTACGTTGGATTTTACCTGCACCAGCCGTCCATCGCAGCCATCTTCATCGTGTCCTACCTGCTCATCTTCCTCGTGTGCATGGTGGGGAATGGAGTGGTGTGCTTCATCGTGCTGAGGAGCAGGAACATGCGGACTGTCACCAACTTGTTCATTCTGAACCTGGCTGTGAGCGACCTGCTGGTGGGGATCTTCTGCATGCCCACAACTCTCCTCGACAACATAATTACAG GATGGCCCTTCGGAAGCCTGGTCTGCAAGATGAGTGGCATGGTTCAGGGGATCTCTGTGTCAGCATCCGTCTTCACCCTGGTGGCCATCGCTGTGGACAG GTTCAGATGCATCGTCTACCCGTTCAAGCAGAAGCTGACCATATCCACAGCCACCTTGATAATAGTCGTCATCTGGGTTCTGGCCATATCCATCATGTGTCCCTCTGGGGTGATGCTACAGGTGACCAGGGAGCAAACCATCCGGGTGCTGCTGGGCTACGACAACAAGACCAGTCCGTTCTATTGGTGCAGAGAGAACTGGCCCAACCAGGAGATGAGGAAGATTTACACCACCGTCCTGTTTGCAAACATCTACCTTGCTCCTCTTTCCCTCATCGTGATCATGTACGCCCGGATCGGCATCACGCTTTTCAAAACGGCGGTCACCTCGGAGGGGAAGCCGGGGCACAACAACCGCCACACCGTGTCCAAGAAAAAGCAGCGGGTGATTAAAATGCTTTTGATAgttgctctgctcttcatcctctcctggCTGCCTCTGTGGACCCTCATGATGCTGAGCGACTACGCCAGCCTGACCGAGCAGCAGTACAGGATcatcaacatttacatttacccCTTTGCCCACTGGCTGGCCTTCTTCAACAGCAGCGTCAATCCGATCATCTACGGTTTCTTCAACGAGAATTTCCGCAGCGGATTTCAAGCTGTGTTCAAGTTCAGCCTGTGCACGGCGGACGGACAGCTGAGGAAGACCTACTCGCACAGGCTGCAGGGGAACTCTGTGCTCCCAGCCAACAACGCACAATCCTCTCTGGAGCCTATCTCGCTCAACAGCCTGGACAAGAGCACCTCCAGGCGGCTCAACCACATCAACGAGCAGGACTTGGTCATGGAGGATCTGGAAAAGGCGTCTTGCAGCAGCGGGGGTGTGACTGCGGTGTCCATTTGA